One Hordeum vulgare subsp. vulgare chromosome 4H, MorexV3_pseudomolecules_assembly, whole genome shotgun sequence DNA window includes the following coding sequences:
- the LOC123447407 gene encoding phytanoyl-CoA dioxygenase 1, translated as MPPAGSLTAEQLSLFESNGFLVLESFSSAEEVQAMRDRMAELVQGFDGADSSVFSTKDHRQLKDDYFFKSAENISFFFEEKAFGDDGCLRQPKELSINKVGHALHEHDPVFKKFAFSENISSLFSSLGYKRPAVIQSMYIFKQPGIGGEVVPHQDNTFLYTEPLSCTGLWLALEDATTTNGCLWAIPGSHKNGLKRRMIRDENGTHFDRPSPLYDQKEFVPLEMKSGDFVVIHGDLVHQSFENLSPVSRHALSLHVVDMEGCKWSKDNWIQRKTAPEPLYVS; from the exons atgccgccggcgGGCAGCCTCACCGCCGAGCAGCTCAGCCTCTTCGAGTCCAACG GCTTCCTGGTGCTGGAGTCGTTCTCAAGCGCGGAGGAGGTCCAGGCGATGCGGGACCGCATGGCCGAGCTCGTCCAGGGCTTCGACGGCGCTGACTCCAGTGTATTCTCCACCAAGGATCAT CGGCAGTTGAAGGACGACTACTTCTTTAAGAGTGCGGAGAATATATCTTTCTTCTTCGAGG AAAAGGCATTCGGAGATGATGGATGCTTGAGGCAGCCAAAGGAACTTTCAATTAATAAAGTTGGACATG CACTACATGAACATGATCCTGTGTTCAAAAAGTTTGCTTtctcggagaatatttctagcctGTTCTCTTCTTTAGGGTACAAGAGACCTGCAGTTATTCAATCTATGTACATCTTTAAG CAACCAGGCATTGGTGGCGAGGTGGTGCCACACCAGGATAATACATTTCTTTATACAGAGCCTCTGTCCTGCACAGGATTGTGGCTTGCGCTTGAAGATGCAACAACAACCAATGGTTGCCTATGGGCAATTCCCGGATCACATAAAA ATGGTTTGAAAAGGCGAATGATCAGGGATGAAAATGGCACTCATTTTGATCGTCCCTCCCCGCTTTATGATCAGAAAGAGTTTGTACCACTGGAAATGAAATCAGGTGACTTTGTTGTTATTCATGGTGATCTTGTACATCAGAG CTTCGAGAACCTTTCTCCAGTCTCAAGACATGCACTGAGCTTGCATGTAGTTGACATGGAAGGATGTAAATGGTCCAAGGATAACTG gatacagaggaaaactgcgcccgAACCACTGTATGTGTCTTAG